One Mucilaginibacter ginkgonis genomic region harbors:
- a CDS encoding Rieske (2Fe-2S) protein codes for MKWYFAAPLTSENVTLKRIIVGRKKLVLIKYQEEYFALNAYCPHAGADLSGGWCKDGKIICPFHRYAYDIKTGRGDPGQNDYVDTYPTEVRDDGVYVGLQSFWDIFDSKL; via the coding sequence ATGAAATGGTACTTTGCCGCCCCCCTGACCTCGGAAAATGTAACGTTGAAACGCATTATTGTTGGACGTAAAAAGCTGGTGCTCATAAAATATCAAGAAGAGTATTTTGCCCTGAACGCTTACTGTCCGCATGCCGGAGCCGACTTGTCAGGCGGGTGGTGCAAAGATGGAAAGATCATCTGCCCCTTCCACCGCTATGCTTATGATATTAAAACCGGTCGCGGTGATCCGGGTCAGAATGATTACGTAGACACCTATCCTACCGAAGTACGCGACGATGGCGTATACGTTGGTTTACAATCTTTTTGGGACATATTTGATAGCAAGCTATAA
- a CDS encoding nucleoside permease, with translation MSVKLRLILMNFMQFFIWGSWLLTIGAYWFQNKHWSGAQFGAIFSTMGIAAIFMPTITGIIADKFINAEKLYGVLHILQAAALFTLPMVTDPVAFFWVMLLTMVFYMPTMSLSITVAYSALKRANLDVVKDYPPIRIWGTIGFIVALWTVSLTHNETSANQFYIASGVALALGLYAFTLPKCPPLLQTTNTQSWVSLLGLNAFVLFKSKRFAIFFAFSLLLGAALQLTNAYGDTYIHDFAGIAAYKDTIAVKYPAIIMSISQISETLFILAIPFFLRKFGIKYVMLFSMLAWVLRFGLFAYGNPAEGLWMIILSCIVYGMAFDFFNISGSLFVETQTTPEIRGSAQGLFMMMVNGFGALIGSTLSGIVIDKYFTLADHSKNWHGIWLSFAIYALIIAVIFPFVFKYRHNDALKEAILHA, from the coding sequence ATGTCTGTTAAGCTGCGCCTGATACTCATGAATTTTATGCAATTCTTTATATGGGGGTCGTGGTTGCTCACCATTGGTGCATACTGGTTTCAAAATAAACATTGGTCGGGAGCGCAGTTTGGTGCCATCTTCTCTACAATGGGGATCGCGGCTATATTTATGCCTACCATTACCGGCATTATTGCAGATAAATTTATTAACGCCGAAAAGCTTTACGGCGTATTGCATATCCTGCAAGCTGCTGCACTGTTTACGCTACCCATGGTAACTGATCCGGTAGCATTTTTTTGGGTAATGTTGCTGACCATGGTGTTCTACATGCCAACCATGTCCTTATCAATAACAGTAGCTTATTCGGCGCTTAAACGCGCTAATCTGGATGTTGTAAAAGACTACCCTCCTATTCGTATTTGGGGCACTATAGGATTTATCGTTGCGCTATGGACAGTTAGCTTAACCCACAACGAAACGTCTGCCAATCAATTTTATATAGCGTCAGGCGTAGCGTTGGCACTAGGTTTATATGCTTTTACATTGCCCAAATGCCCACCGTTGCTTCAAACTACAAATACACAGTCCTGGGTTAGTCTGTTAGGTCTAAATGCCTTCGTTTTATTTAAGTCTAAGCGGTTCGCTATATTTTTTGCCTTTTCGTTATTGCTTGGCGCTGCTCTTCAATTGACCAATGCGTACGGCGACACTTACATTCATGATTTTGCAGGCATAGCAGCCTACAAAGACACCATCGCCGTGAAATATCCTGCGATCATTATGTCCATTTCGCAAATATCAGAGACACTTTTCATTCTCGCGATACCATTCTTTTTACGAAAATTCGGCATCAAATATGTCATGTTATTCAGTATGCTGGCATGGGTGCTGCGTTTCGGCTTGTTTGCTTATGGCAACCCGGCAGAAGGGTTATGGATGATCATTCTTTCATGTATCGTATATGGAATGGCTTTCGACTTCTTTAATATTTCGGGTTCACTGTTTGTGGAAACGCAAACCACTCCGGAGATCCGCGGAAGCGCCCAAGGACTATTTATGATGATGGTAAATGGCTTTGGTGCACTTATCGGCAGCACGTTAAGCGGCATAGTAATAGATAAATATTTCACCCTTGCAGACCACAGCAAAAACTGGCATGGCATCTGGTTAAGCTTCGCTATTTATGCCCTGATCATTGCGGTAATTTTCCCATTCGTGTTCAAATACCGTCACAACGACGCGCTGAAAGAAGCCATTCTGCATGCGTAG
- a CDS encoding DUF3667 domain-containing protein, with translation MKKHYRSENNCLNCGTILDGKYCHNCGQENLEIKENFGHLMNHAISDYFHFDHQFFHTLKPLLFKPGHLTNEYMAGKRAQYLHPIKMYIFISLVFFVMLFKKSGDDKEQAIQHKKVTNKEIAATKKSLDSAKVLSDGQKTMIINAMKKQASADSLKEKQKRARKDGEDDVDVNDNDDSGHFFGLANIGDTDFKTYADYEAEQKKLRADERDGFFKRQFERKAFSYKKYGSEAKEIFLEDIKHNIPKMMFVLLPLFALILRLAFWKNHKYYVEHLIFSFHLHCFVFLLWLIAIQFNWILPETWGLSGWINTIVFFWVVYYIFKAFKVVYHRSNGRTISKMFGISFVYLIAFSFCMLGLVVLTALV, from the coding sequence ATGAAAAAACACTACCGATCGGAGAATAATTGTCTTAACTGCGGTACTATACTCGATGGTAAATATTGCCATAACTGCGGCCAGGAAAATCTGGAGATCAAAGAAAACTTTGGCCACCTGATGAACCACGCCATCAGCGATTATTTTCATTTCGACCACCAGTTTTTTCATACCCTAAAACCGCTTTTATTTAAACCCGGCCACCTCACCAACGAGTACATGGCTGGCAAAAGGGCGCAATACCTGCACCCTATTAAGATGTATATCTTCATTAGCCTGGTTTTCTTTGTGATGCTGTTCAAAAAATCTGGCGACGATAAGGAGCAAGCTATTCAGCATAAAAAGGTCACAAACAAAGAAATTGCAGCCACAAAAAAATCGCTCGATAGTGCTAAGGTTTTAAGCGATGGACAGAAGACGATGATCATCAATGCAATGAAAAAGCAGGCGTCTGCCGATTCATTAAAAGAAAAGCAAAAGCGTGCTAGAAAAGATGGAGAAGATGACGTAGACGTAAATGACAACGATGACAGTGGCCACTTTTTTGGGTTAGCAAACATTGGTGATACTGATTTTAAGACATATGCCGATTATGAAGCCGAACAAAAAAAACTACGTGCTGATGAGCGGGACGGATTTTTTAAACGCCAGTTTGAGCGCAAAGCCTTTAGTTATAAAAAGTATGGCAGCGAGGCAAAAGAGATATTTCTTGAAGACATAAAGCATAACATACCTAAAATGATGTTTGTGCTGCTTCCGTTGTTCGCGTTGATACTTCGCCTCGCTTTCTGGAAAAACCACAAATACTACGTGGAGCATCTCATATTCTCTTTCCATCTGCACTGCTTTGTATTTTTACTATGGTTAATTGCTATACAATTCAACTGGATACTGCCCGAAACATGGGGCTTATCCGGATGGATAAATACGATCGTTTTCTTCTGGGTGGTTTACTATATTTTCAAAGCCTTTAAGGTAGTATATCATCGCAGTAACGGACGGACTATTTCTAAAATGTTCGGAATTTCTTTCGTATACCTTATAGCATTTTCTTTTTGCATGTTAGGGCTGGTAGTCCTTACGGCACTCGTATAG
- a CDS encoding TolC family protein — protein sequence MKFLRYVIIALLLGQTGTTLAQTVDTLYTLQQCIDIAIRNNLDVKKSEITAERDRIYWNQARENLLPTFSASINHGVNNGRSVDPTTYQYTNQQTVYAQYYANGNLILSNGLTLINTIKQTSLNYQAGKLDYQQAKNDITLNVISTYLQALESTDALAVAAQQIEVSQQQVNRLDILNKDGSISPADLSDLRGQLAANKLSLIDARNAMYAAKLNLLQLMNVNYNRDVKLQRLSAEETPGKYKENAEQVYSTALNTLPLVAAADLRYKGTQKEVAAVKGLLFPTLALTSGLQTNYANIGNSGYWSQLSNNYNYGFGLGLQIPILNGFRARNNVKLAKLDMLNARYTTETTKITLKKNVDQAYINMLSAYERYQTTHDQVDAYTQSFNVAQAKFNAGVLTSVDFVTVKQRLDSANLNLISARYDYFIRAKILDYYQGKLNL from the coding sequence ATGAAATTTTTAAGATACGTTATAATTGCACTTTTACTTGGGCAAACGGGCACTACACTTGCCCAAACCGTAGACACTTTATACACTTTACAGCAATGTATAGATATCGCTATCCGTAATAATCTGGACGTAAAGAAAAGCGAGATAACTGCGGAGCGCGACCGTATTTATTGGAACCAGGCTCGAGAAAATCTGTTGCCAACCTTTAGTGCGAGCATTAACCATGGGGTAAACAACGGTCGCAGTGTGGATCCTACTACTTACCAATACACTAATCAGCAAACGGTATATGCGCAATATTACGCAAATGGTAACCTCATTTTATCGAACGGGTTAACACTGATTAACACTATCAAGCAGACATCACTTAATTATCAGGCAGGTAAACTGGATTATCAGCAAGCAAAGAACGATATTACCTTAAACGTGATCTCCACTTATTTGCAAGCACTTGAAAGTACAGACGCCCTTGCGGTAGCAGCCCAGCAGATAGAGGTTTCGCAGCAACAAGTTAACCGTTTGGATATATTGAATAAAGACGGCAGCATTTCTCCAGCGGATCTTTCAGATCTTAGAGGACAATTGGCCGCTAACAAATTATCGCTCATAGATGCTAGGAACGCCATGTATGCTGCAAAATTAAACCTGTTGCAGTTAATGAACGTTAATTACAACCGGGATGTGAAACTGCAGCGCTTATCTGCAGAAGAAACGCCGGGTAAATACAAGGAAAATGCAGAACAGGTATACTCCACCGCGCTAAACACTTTACCACTGGTTGCGGCGGCTGACTTGCGTTATAAAGGTACACAGAAAGAGGTTGCCGCGGTTAAAGGCCTGCTTTTTCCTACCTTGGCTTTGACAAGCGGCTTGCAAACCAACTACGCAAATATTGGTAATTCGGGTTATTGGTCGCAGTTGAGCAACAATTACAATTACGGATTTGGTTTGGGTTTGCAGATTCCTATCCTTAACGGCTTTAGGGCACGTAATAACGTTAAGCTCGCTAAGCTTGACATGCTAAACGCCAGATATACTACCGAGACAACGAAAATCACGTTAAAGAAAAACGTCGACCAGGCGTATATCAACATGCTTTCTGCATATGAGCGTTACCAAACGACACATGACCAGGTTGACGCCTACACTCAATCCTTCAATGTTGCCCAAGCTAAGTTTAATGCAGGCGTGTTAACCTCGGTTGATTTTGTTACGGTGAAACAGCGCCTGGATAGCGCCAATTTAAACTTGATAAGCGCGCGCTATGATTATTTCATCCGCGCCAAAATTTTAGATTACTATCAAGGTAAGCTTAATTTATAA
- a CDS encoding ABC transporter ATP-binding protein: MLSLKNISKYYQAGGNKVSVLNSVSLDVEAGEFVSIMGPSGSGKSTLLNIVGMLDEPSEGYHYFMGEAVHLLKDKQRSALYKQYIGFVFQAYHLIDELTVYENIETPLIYHDYKGAERKAMVADMLDRFQIVGKKDLFPSQLSGGQQQLVGVARALITKPTLLLADEPTGNLNSKQGEEVMELFQKLNREDKVTIIQVTHSEKNAEYGSRIINLMDGKIESSRNLR, from the coding sequence ATGTTATCACTAAAAAATATATCCAAGTATTACCAGGCCGGCGGCAACAAAGTGTCGGTTTTAAATAGTGTAAGCCTCGACGTTGAGGCGGGCGAATTTGTATCAATCATGGGCCCGTCGGGCTCCGGGAAATCAACGCTGTTGAATATTGTCGGTATGTTAGATGAGCCGTCGGAAGGGTACCACTATTTTATGGGCGAGGCGGTTCACCTGCTGAAAGACAAGCAACGCTCAGCCTTGTATAAACAATACATAGGCTTTGTATTCCAGGCTTATCATCTGATCGATGAATTGACAGTTTATGAAAACATCGAGACACCTTTGATCTACCACGATTATAAAGGCGCTGAGCGCAAGGCAATGGTAGCTGATATGCTTGACCGGTTCCAAATTGTCGGCAAGAAAGATCTTTTTCCTTCGCAGCTATCGGGCGGACAACAGCAATTAGTAGGAGTGGCCCGCGCGTTAATAACTAAACCCACTTTACTTTTGGCCGACGAGCCTACAGGTAACCTAAACTCTAAACAAGGCGAAGAGGTAATGGAACTTTTTCAAAAGCTTAACCGGGAGGATAAGGTGACCATTATACAGGTTACCCACAGCGAGAAAAATGCCGAATATGGCTCGCGCATCATTAATTTAATGGACGGCAAGATCGAGTCGTCGCGAAATCTGAGATAA
- a CDS encoding DUF4097 family beta strand repeat-containing protein, with the protein MKTSLLLLLLCAGSSAFAQRANQEPYMTKTLPGNIKEAFVNTSGGSITVRGTTAGDTRVDVFVNGNNGQPLDNAEAKSRLEKDYTLIVDVQDGEVHATAKSKNNRGWNWNNNNISVSFRLYVPVRTATNLETSGGSITMDNLTGTQQFGTSGGSLHLDHLTGNIKGETSGGSITVANSKENINLQTSGGSIHADNCNGIIRLETSGGSLTLNHLSGNIKAGTSGGSIHGDGINGELITSTSGGSITLDNLSASLDASTSAGSLHANFKQVGKYVKLDVSAGHIDLTLPAKQGLDLDLSGNRVTGESLPGFSGEHDRDRIRGKVNGGGATVKADAGSGHVNVSFTN; encoded by the coding sequence ATGAAAACCAGCCTCTTACTACTCCTATTGTGTGCAGGTAGCTCGGCGTTTGCCCAACGCGCAAACCAGGAACCGTACATGACCAAAACCTTACCCGGTAATATTAAAGAAGCCTTTGTAAATACGTCGGGCGGAAGTATAACTGTTAGAGGAACTACAGCGGGTGACACCCGTGTCGATGTATTTGTAAATGGTAATAACGGTCAGCCTCTTGACAATGCCGAAGCTAAAAGCCGTCTTGAAAAGGATTACACGTTAATCGTTGATGTGCAAGACGGTGAAGTTCACGCTACAGCTAAATCAAAAAATAACCGGGGCTGGAACTGGAACAATAACAATATCAGCGTGTCGTTTCGCCTGTATGTGCCGGTGCGTACCGCAACCAATCTGGAAACCAGTGGTGGAAGTATCACGATGGACAATCTTACCGGCACGCAACAATTTGGCACCAGTGGCGGCAGTTTGCACTTAGACCATTTAACAGGAAATATAAAAGGGGAGACCAGCGGTGGCAGCATCACAGTTGCTAATTCAAAAGAAAACATTAATCTTCAAACCAGCGGTGGCAGCATCCACGCGGACAATTGCAATGGCATCATCAGGCTGGAAACCAGCGGTGGTTCGTTAACACTTAATCATCTAAGCGGTAACATTAAGGCCGGAACGAGCGGCGGCAGCATACATGGCGACGGCATAAACGGTGAACTTATCACCAGCACTAGCGGTGGCAGCATCACGCTGGATAATCTTTCTGCAAGTCTTGACGCGTCGACAAGCGCGGGCAGTTTACACGCGAACTTTAAACAAGTTGGCAAATATGTAAAGCTGGATGTTAGCGCAGGCCATATTGACCTTACCCTTCCCGCTAAACAAGGCCTAGACCTTGATCTAAGCGGCAACCGTGTAACGGGCGAATCTTTACCCGGTTTTAGCGGCGAACATGACCGAGACAGGATCCGGGGCAAAGTAAATGGGGGGGGTGCTACTGTAAAAGCTGATGCAGGCAGCGGGCACGTTAATGTTTCCTTTACCAATTAA
- a CDS encoding ABC transporter permease, translating to MNLINLKLAVRNISRNVTFSAVNILGLALGLSIFLLIAEYLAFEWNANRFHTNYQQLYRANLFTPAKEKGDYYLPPGLAGAISSRVPGVRQVVRMAEGLGSGVVVSADSDGGRVFTENNISYTDGNFFKVFSFSLASGSGDLSGAQTAAISATTAKKYFGTANAVGKTLTVKNQFGNTTYTVTTVYKDMPQQSDIKADILLSLKTLENPAFRNGNDWADPNTLGPRFCFNYVLLDKAADPDKIDKAATAVMAQVLPEKDRNDLKFRLQPFKYLHLADGFNYPFQTTGSLVMVVSFLVVALLIIVIAWVNYINLSTAQALQRIKDQGIRKILGASRFQVAGYHFTESFVFTAISCGIALLLVVVVQPFYNLFLEKELSLKILNQAWYGAAAISIVIAGYFLAAAYISLLTSAPNGLQAIKGKTGFVKGNVLKRVMVVFQFTISIILIIATVTLYRQLSFMQSQDLGMNIDQRLVITGPSVVNSEHKTASATFANELRHLPFVKMVAGSNNIPGQGYNFAADGITNLNPSPGDEKKSYAMLIVDGSYFETYGIKFKAGNNFSEQDINTGWSKAGKVILNEAAALQLGFNDPALAAGQKIKWGKDYEVVGVIKDYHHLSLHQSIQPMVFLPAVADGYFTIKVNSREMKAHISQLQALYRQTFPGEPFAYAFEDELYGRQYRSQEKLGTLFIAAAVAAIFIAALGLFGLAAFAAQQKVKEIGIRKVLGAGVVNIINLISADFIKLVALSVVIASPIAWFVMDKWLMDFAYRIHMQWWILALSGGIALLIALVTVSIRSFMAAMANPVTSLRNE from the coding sequence ATGAATTTGATCAATCTTAAACTTGCAGTGAGAAATATAAGCCGCAATGTCACATTCAGCGCGGTAAACATACTTGGGCTGGCTTTAGGCTTAAGCATCTTTTTATTGATCGCGGAGTATCTGGCCTTTGAATGGAACGCAAATCGTTTTCACACAAACTATCAGCAGTTGTACAGGGCAAATCTTTTTACGCCGGCCAAAGAAAAAGGTGACTACTATCTGCCGCCGGGGCTTGCCGGTGCCATCAGTTCCCGCGTGCCCGGAGTGAGGCAGGTTGTACGTATGGCCGAGGGTTTAGGCAGCGGGGTAGTGGTGTCTGCTGATAGCGATGGCGGTCGCGTTTTTACAGAGAATAATATCTCCTACACAGACGGAAATTTCTTTAAGGTATTTTCTTTTTCCCTTGCGTCAGGCAGTGGCGACCTCTCTGGCGCACAAACTGCAGCGATTTCTGCAACTACAGCCAAAAAGTATTTCGGTACTGCAAACGCTGTAGGCAAGACGTTAACGGTAAAAAACCAATTTGGAAACACTACCTACACGGTCACCACGGTTTATAAAGACATGCCGCAACAATCCGACATCAAGGCTGATATATTGCTCTCTTTAAAAACGCTGGAAAATCCGGCTTTCAGGAACGGCAATGACTGGGCCGACCCCAATACCCTTGGCCCACGCTTTTGTTTCAACTACGTTCTGCTGGACAAAGCTGCAGACCCGGATAAGATCGATAAAGCAGCGACAGCGGTTATGGCACAAGTGCTGCCGGAGAAAGATCGCAACGACTTAAAATTTCGTTTGCAGCCTTTTAAATATCTCCACCTTGCGGATGGATTTAATTATCCCTTTCAAACTACCGGCAGTTTGGTAATGGTAGTCTCTTTTCTTGTTGTCGCACTACTGATCATTGTCATCGCTTGGGTTAATTATATCAACTTATCTACGGCGCAGGCCTTGCAGCGCATAAAAGATCAGGGTATACGTAAAATATTGGGAGCGAGCAGGTTCCAGGTTGCAGGATACCATTTTACAGAAAGCTTTGTTTTTACAGCCATAAGCTGTGGCATTGCGCTGTTATTAGTGGTAGTTGTTCAACCGTTCTACAACTTGTTTCTAGAAAAAGAACTTTCGCTTAAAATACTAAACCAGGCGTGGTATGGCGCTGCTGCGATCTCTATAGTTATTGCGGGATATTTTCTTGCTGCAGCATACATTTCTTTACTTACGTCGGCACCCAACGGGCTGCAGGCTATAAAAGGTAAAACAGGTTTTGTTAAAGGCAACGTCTTGAAACGTGTTATGGTGGTATTTCAATTTACTATATCCATAATCCTCATCATCGCAACTGTAACGTTATACCGGCAACTAAGCTTCATGCAGTCGCAAGACCTGGGCATGAACATAGACCAACGCCTTGTAATCACAGGGCCGTCTGTAGTAAATAGCGAGCATAAAACTGCATCGGCGACATTTGCCAATGAATTGCGCCATTTGCCATTTGTTAAAATGGTGGCAGGATCTAATAACATTCCGGGGCAAGGTTACAATTTTGCAGCAGATGGGATCACGAACCTAAATCCATCACCGGGTGACGAAAAGAAGTCGTATGCTATGTTGATCGTCGATGGCAGCTACTTCGAAACATATGGCATAAAGTTTAAAGCCGGTAACAATTTTTCTGAGCAAGACATCAATACTGGCTGGTCAAAGGCCGGCAAGGTTATACTAAATGAAGCAGCAGCGCTTCAACTCGGTTTTAACGATCCCGCTCTTGCCGCAGGTCAAAAAATTAAATGGGGTAAAGATTATGAAGTGGTAGGGGTGATAAAAGATTATCACCATCTTTCGCTTCATCAGTCCATTCAACCAATGGTATTTTTGCCCGCTGTTGCAGATGGTTATTTTACCATTAAGGTAAATTCGCGCGAAATGAAAGCGCACATCAGCCAGCTTCAAGCTCTGTATCGTCAAACCTTCCCTGGCGAGCCATTCGCATATGCATTCGAAGATGAATTATACGGTCGCCAATACCGCTCTCAAGAGAAGCTAGGAACGCTATTCATCGCTGCCGCCGTTGCCGCTATTTTCATCGCAGCCTTAGGCTTGTTCGGTCTCGCGGCGTTTGCAGCACAGCAAAAGGTCAAAGAAATTGGCATCAGAAAAGTATTAGGGGCGGGCGTAGTAAACATTATCAACCTTATCAGTGCCGATTTTATTAAACTTGTTGCGCTGTCAGTAGTTATCGCGTCGCCAATTGCGTGGTTTGTAATGGATAAGTGGCTAATGGATTTTGCTTACCGCATACACATGCAATGGTGGATATTAGCTTTAAGTGGTGGCATTGCGCTTCTGATCGCTTTGGTTACTGTAAGTATACGATCATTCATGGCCGCCATGGCTAACCCGGTTACCAGCCTAAGAAATGAGTAA
- a CDS encoding ABC transporter permease, whose protein sequence is MLKNYIKTAWRNLWKGRVFNSMNIVGLAVAVASSTLLLLTVYFEFSYDKFHKNVDNIYQFYTTINHTGVPEKNTAMAVPFARAVKADYPGIKNITRVASGGALVTYGDKQISKGILFADADFFRIFTFPVVEGNAGALTNLNDVVITRSAAKSIFGDQPAVGKSITLKYGEKPQPFLVAGIIDDMPANSSFETDIFVRFENVQGYQENLKHWDNQNHRVYALLSDNANPQSLESSFSPFIHKYFADQLKDLIRDGAKPVFNNDRISLNLVPFKGSHLNTDVSGIQGSPINKTYVIALLVIAVFILLIACINFINLAVARSFIRAREVGVRKTLGAGKWQLLTQFWTETLMICIVAFAIGIALAAFILPGFNAAFRSHISLNMLLQPMQLLSIAGIFIFITAAAGFYPAMLMMRYKTTQVLKGSVNTQKPGQVRNILLVVQFSIATILTICTLITWQQISYLQQKPLGYSKTEVISIPIGQSINGTEAVERFRNQATGQAGIVAVSGGYLNFGRGNDGSANRSILGFNYKGHEIRTHEQGIEYDYVKTLGLKLVAGRDFSKDYPADSNSVVINEKMAAQIDGGKDVVGKYLPMHDDKKPQQVIGIVQDYNFESLHDDIAPMSMEMTRQYAMQYVFVRLKSNNLQNDFKRVKALWNTTFPNTEFNGSWLDENTQRQYKSEQRLSTIFISAAIIAIVISCIGLLAISIMVIVQRTKEIGIRKVLGSSVANIVMLISKEFVRLVLLAAIIAFPIAWFTMHKWLEGFAYRITIHWWIFALATVIALVIAMLTISYQAIRAALANPVRSLKNE, encoded by the coding sequence ATGCTTAAAAATTATATTAAAACGGCATGGCGCAACCTTTGGAAAGGGCGTGTATTTAATTCTATGAATATTGTCGGCCTGGCAGTTGCCGTAGCTAGTTCTACATTACTACTGCTAACTGTCTACTTTGAATTTTCGTATGATAAATTTCATAAGAACGTAGACAATATTTATCAGTTCTACACCACCATAAATCATACCGGTGTACCGGAAAAAAACACAGCCATGGCGGTGCCGTTTGCGCGCGCTGTAAAAGCAGATTATCCCGGCATCAAAAATATCACAAGGGTAGCAAGCGGTGGCGCCCTGGTAACTTATGGCGATAAGCAAATCTCAAAAGGGATACTATTTGCAGATGCCGATTTCTTTAGAATATTTACCTTCCCGGTGGTTGAGGGGAATGCAGGTGCCTTAACCAATCTTAATGATGTTGTGATCACAAGGTCTGCAGCTAAATCTATTTTTGGCGACCAACCTGCTGTTGGTAAAAGCATTACGTTAAAGTATGGCGAAAAACCTCAGCCTTTCTTAGTAGCAGGCATTATAGATGATATGCCTGCGAATTCGAGCTTTGAAACAGATATCTTTGTTCGCTTCGAAAATGTGCAGGGTTACCAGGAAAACCTCAAACACTGGGACAACCAAAATCATCGCGTGTATGCTTTATTAAGCGATAACGCTAATCCACAAAGTCTGGAGAGTTCATTTTCACCATTCATACACAAATACTTTGCAGATCAGCTAAAAGATTTAATACGTGATGGCGCTAAACCTGTTTTCAACAACGATCGCATTTCTCTAAACCTGGTACCATTTAAAGGGTCGCATTTAAACACCGATGTAAGCGGCATACAAGGATCGCCAATTAACAAAACCTATGTTATTGCATTATTGGTGATCGCGGTTTTCATCTTATTGATCGCGTGTATCAACTTCATTAACCTGGCGGTTGCAAGGTCTTTTATCCGTGCCCGCGAAGTAGGCGTGCGCAAAACGTTAGGAGCGGGCAAATGGCAATTATTAACCCAATTCTGGACAGAAACGTTAATGATATGTATTGTTGCTTTTGCTATTGGCATTGCCTTAGCAGCATTCATTCTGCCAGGTTTCAATGCAGCTTTTCGCAGTCATATTAGCCTGAACATGCTGCTGCAACCTATGCAGCTTTTGAGCATAGCAGGAATATTTATTTTCATCACAGCGGCCGCAGGTTTTTACCCGGCTATGCTAATGATGCGTTATAAAACTACACAGGTTTTAAAAGGTTCTGTCAATACGCAGAAGCCCGGCCAGGTGCGTAATATTTTGCTGGTAGTTCAATTTTCTATCGCAACTATCTTAACCATATGCACGTTAATAACTTGGCAACAAATAAGTTACTTGCAGCAAAAACCCTTAGGTTATAGTAAGACCGAGGTTATAAGCATTCCAATCGGGCAAAGCATCAATGGTACGGAAGCAGTGGAGCGTTTCAGGAACCAGGCAACAGGCCAGGCCGGGATAGTTGCCGTAAGTGGAGGCTATTTAAATTTTGGCCGTGGTAATGATGGTAGCGCCAACAGGTCTATACTTGGCTTTAATTATAAAGGCCATGAAATACGCACGCATGAGCAGGGTATAGAATATGACTATGTTAAAACCCTCGGGCTTAAATTGGTTGCCGGCCGTGATTTTTCGAAAGATTATCCTGCCGACAGCAACAGCGTTGTGATCAATGAAAAAATGGCCGCACAGATTGATGGCGGCAAAGATGTGGTTGGCAAGTATCTGCCCATGCATGACGATAAAAAGCCTCAGCAAGTAATTGGTATTGTTCAAGACTATAATTTTGAGTCGCTGCATGACGACATTGCGCCTATGAGCATGGAAATGACCAGGCAATATGCTATGCAATATGTATTCGTACGATTGAAATCTAATAATCTACAGAATGATTTTAAGCGTGTGAAAGCATTGTGGAACACCACCTTTCCTAACACAGAGTTTAATGGGTCCTGGTTAGATGAAAACACCCAGCGCCAGTATAAAAGCGAGCAGCGCTTGTCTACGATATTCATTTCGGCTGCCATCATCGCCATTGTAATCTCCTGCATCGGTTTACTAGCTATCTCGATAATGGTCATTGTTCAGCGGACAAAGGAAATCGGCATCCGGAAAGTACTAGGATCAAGTGTGGCCAACATTGTGATGCTTATCTCCAAAGAGTTTGTGCGGTTGGTATTGCTCGCGGCAATAATCGCTTTTCCTATCGCCTGGTTTACCATGCATAAATGGCTGGAAGGCTTCGCGTATAGGATAACTATACATTGGTGGATTTTTGCACTTGCAACGGTTATTGCATTGGTAATAGCCATGCTTACCATAAGCTATCAAGCCATTAGAGCGGCGTTAGCTAACCCGGTTAGAAGTCTGAAAAACGAATAA